From Nitrospinota bacterium, the proteins below share one genomic window:
- a CDS encoding 50S ribosomal protein L20 encodes RINAAARENGLSYSKLIMGMKKADIALDRKILADMAVSDPQGFSEIATIISLTLTTTPKPE; translated from the coding sequence CAGGATTAATGCAGCTGCCAGAGAGAATGGGCTCTCCTACAGCAAACTTATCATGGGAATGAAAAAGGCAGATATTGCATTAGACAGAAAGATCCTGGCAGACATGGCAGTCAGTGATCCTCAAGGCTTCTCAGAGATAGCAACTATCATATCTCTGACTTTAACAACCACTCCCAAGCCGGAATGA